One stretch of Armatimonadota bacterium DNA includes these proteins:
- a CDS encoding efflux RND transporter permease subunit, whose amino-acid sequence MQWLANICVRRPVFSMVLILSLVVTGAFSYLRLGIDLFPKVDFPVVTVTVQEDGASPEEIETDVVDKIEDSVNTVSGIDELSSTSYDGVGVVVVTFQLDKDIDTAVQDVRDKVNSALPNLPLDVKQPVVDKVDLDAIPVMEIALSSKGSIRDTTEYADKVLRRQIESISGVGQVNLLGGRKRQINLWIDPNRLAAYGLSPVDVENALAAQNIQVPGGEVDEGVRELTLRTHGRVETPQQFADIAIAEKDGATIHVGDVARVQDGMEEATTSASLDGVPTVLMTIRKQSGLNTVATVDAVKARLADLKAALPPGYKITTVQDQSLNIKASTSAVQEHLIVGSILAALVVLIFLWNWRTTIISAIAIPTSVISTFGLMYIEGFTLNSLTLLALTLSVGIVIDDAIVVLENIFRFVEEKGMNPFEAAIEGTREIGLAVLATTLSLIAIFLPVAFMSGIVGRFMNSFGVTMAFAVFISLIVSFSLTPSLASRWIRPAPRQAREPAPEGMPIGMADGAARHGSKQSGLFRPIDAVYTWLLRWSMHHRWVIVLAAIAALGSTLVVIGPIPKNFLPEDDQSQFQIFARAPEGATLAATARMAEAIAADVRKLPGVAYTVMSIGDSSQRTVNLASIYVKLVDIDKRPNLTQEDVMIRARTQIMPMFGNLRVSVGPVQTISTGAPAAAVTYAIGGPDLNKLTQYSQQVLQQLRKVPGVVDADTSLITGNPELGVHIDRRRAADLGVSVADVANTLRLAVGGAKVTDYYENGEQYEVHERADLQYRNSPQVIGNLTVPSQSGSPVKLQQVVTFTYDTGPSQITRLNRQRDVMITCNVLPGYSQQNVNNALAAIVQNLHMPPGYTFGPQGTSREIVKALINFVLAFALAIIFMYLILAAQFESWVHPITILLALPLTLPFALIAIYITGQSINIFSVLGILVLFGVVKKNGILQVDHMNQLRARGMNRMDAIIQANRDRLRPILMTTSAFVIGMVPLVLSNGAGASTNKNIGYTVIGGQTLSLLLTLLATPVFYSLFDDVGQIVNRLVGRAPAPVQHTDDPA is encoded by the coding sequence ATGCAGTGGCTTGCCAATATTTGCGTGCGCCGGCCGGTCTTCTCCATGGTGCTGATCCTCAGCCTGGTGGTCACCGGCGCATTCAGCTATCTGCGGCTGGGCATTGACCTGTTTCCCAAGGTCGACTTTCCTGTTGTCACCGTCACGGTGCAGGAAGACGGCGCTTCGCCCGAAGAGATTGAAACCGACGTTGTAGACAAGATTGAGGACTCCGTAAACACGGTCAGCGGCATCGACGAGCTCAGTTCCACCTCATACGATGGCGTTGGTGTGGTTGTGGTTACGTTTCAGCTGGACAAGGACATCGACACCGCAGTTCAGGATGTTCGCGACAAGGTGAACAGCGCGCTGCCCAACCTGCCGCTCGATGTTAAGCAGCCCGTTGTGGACAAGGTGGATCTTGATGCGATTCCCGTGATGGAGATAGCGCTCTCATCCAAAGGATCCATCCGCGACACGACCGAGTACGCCGACAAGGTCCTGCGTCGCCAAATAGAGAGTATCAGTGGCGTTGGGCAGGTGAACCTCCTCGGCGGGCGTAAGCGGCAGATCAACCTCTGGATCGATCCGAACCGGCTGGCCGCGTATGGCCTTTCTCCCGTGGATGTGGAGAACGCTCTTGCGGCCCAGAACATCCAGGTACCCGGCGGCGAGGTAGACGAAGGCGTGCGCGAACTCACGCTGCGTACGCACGGACGCGTCGAGACGCCGCAGCAGTTTGCCGATATCGCCATCGCAGAAAAGGACGGAGCCACGATTCACGTGGGCGACGTCGCGCGCGTGCAGGATGGCATGGAGGAAGCGACCACGTCCGCCAGCCTTGATGGCGTTCCAACGGTCCTCATGACGATACGAAAGCAGAGCGGCCTCAACACGGTGGCTACCGTGGATGCGGTAAAGGCACGCCTTGCCGATCTGAAGGCGGCGCTTCCGCCCGGCTACAAGATCACCACCGTTCAGGATCAGTCGCTCAATATCAAGGCATCCACAAGCGCGGTGCAGGAACACCTTATCGTCGGCAGTATCCTTGCCGCCCTGGTGGTACTGATATTCCTGTGGAACTGGCGAACAACCATCATCTCGGCGATTGCCATTCCAACTTCGGTCATCAGCACATTTGGATTGATGTACATTGAGGGCTTTACTCTCAACAGCCTCACGCTTCTGGCGCTCACGCTCTCCGTAGGCATCGTCATCGACGACGCGATCGTGGTACTGGAGAACATCTTCCGATTCGTGGAAGAGAAGGGGATGAATCCGTTTGAGGCGGCCATCGAGGGCACACGGGAAATCGGTCTGGCCGTGCTCGCCACCACGCTGTCACTCATCGCTATCTTTCTGCCGGTGGCGTTTATGAGCGGCATCGTCGGCCGCTTCATGAACTCGTTCGGTGTCACGATGGCGTTCGCCGTCTTTATCTCGCTGATCGTCTCCTTCAGCCTTACACCGTCGCTGGCATCTCGGTGGATTCGTCCGGCGCCCCGGCAGGCACGGGAGCCCGCCCCGGAAGGAATGCCCATCGGCATGGCCGACGGCGCCGCGCGTCATGGCTCCAAGCAGAGCGGTCTCTTCCGGCCGATCGACGCGGTCTACACCTGGCTCCTCCGTTGGTCCATGCACCATCGATGGGTGATCGTACTCGCTGCAATTGCGGCTCTGGGCAGCACCTTAGTGGTGATTGGGCCGATACCAAAGAACTTCCTGCCGGAGGATGACCAGTCACAGTTCCAGATTTTTGCGCGTGCGCCGGAAGGCGCTACCCTCGCAGCCACCGCTAGAATGGCCGAAGCCATCGCGGCCGATGTGCGCAAGCTGCCCGGCGTGGCCTACACCGTGATGAGCATCGGTGACTCCAGCCAGCGCACCGTGAACCTGGCCAGTATCTACGTAAAGCTGGTGGACATCGACAAGCGCCCAAACCTGACGCAGGAAGATGTGATGATACGCGCGCGCACGCAGATTATGCCGATGTTCGGCAACCTGCGTGTCAGTGTCGGTCCTGTGCAGACGATCTCTACAGGCGCACCGGCAGCGGCCGTAACCTACGCCATCGGCGGCCCGGACCTCAACAAGCTGACCCAGTATTCGCAGCAGGTGCTCCAACAACTGCGCAAGGTGCCTGGCGTGGTGGATGCCGACACGAGCCTGATCACCGGCAACCCGGAGTTGGGCGTGCACATCGATCGGCGCCGCGCAGCCGACCTCGGCGTTTCGGTCGCCGACGTGGCCAATACGCTGCGCCTGGCGGTGGGCGGCGCCAAGGTTACCGATTACTACGAAAACGGCGAGCAGTACGAAGTCCACGAGAGAGCCGACCTGCAGTATCGCAACAGCCCTCAGGTAATCGGCAACCTTACCGTCCCTTCACAGAGCGGATCACCGGTGAAACTTCAGCAGGTAGTTACGTTCACCTACGACACCGGACCTTCGCAGATCACGCGGCTCAACCGGCAGCGTGATGTGATGATCACCTGCAACGTGCTCCCGGGATATTCGCAGCAGAACGTCAACAACGCGCTGGCAGCCATCGTTCAGAACCTGCACATGCCGCCGGGGTATACCTTCGGGCCACAGGGCACCAGCCGCGAAATCGTCAAGGCGTTGATCAATTTTGTGTTGGCATTCGCCCTGGCGATCATCTTTATGTATCTGATTCTCGCGGCGCAGTTCGAATCCTGGGTCCACCCCATCACCATTCTGCTGGCGCTGCCACTGACACTTCCTTTCGCTCTTATCGCGATTTACATTACGGGCCAGTCGATCAATATCTTCTCCGTTCTCGGCATCCTGGTACTGTTTGGCGTGGTCAAGAAGAATGGCATCCTGCAGGTGGACCATATGAACCAGCTGCGGGCGCGCGGAATGAACCGCATGGATGCCATTATTCAGGCCAATCGCGATCGGCTCCGGCCTATCCTGATGACAACCTCGGCATTCGTCATCGGCATGGTGCCGCTGGTGCTCTCCAATGGCGCCGGTGCGTCCACGAACAAGAACATCGGGTACACGGTTATCGGCGGACAGACCCTGTCGCTGCTGCTGACGCTGCTGGCGACGCCCGTGTTCTACTCGCTGTTCGACGACGTCGGCCAGATTGTCAACCGGCTTGTCGGGCGCGCACCGGCGCCGGTTCAACATACCGACGACCCGGCCTGA
- a CDS encoding MarR family transcriptional regulator, with the protein MSDRKRHPQPPLPAAIVHGCSFGAPQSDLHRLFKEVAQAFRQRALELMRAEGITELFPGAAPVILQLSAEEGITMSELARRCGWESSTITALADELENAGIVVRERDGADRRTIRLRLTESGRLIEPRLRDIATRLQQEALVGVTQEELNALSGALERMAANLAHAGEPA; encoded by the coding sequence ATGAGCGACCGAAAGCGCCATCCACAACCGCCTCTGCCTGCAGCAATCGTACACGGATGCAGCTTCGGCGCACCGCAGTCCGACCTCCATCGGCTGTTCAAGGAGGTTGCTCAAGCATTCCGGCAGCGCGCGCTGGAGCTGATGCGTGCGGAAGGCATTACCGAACTCTTCCCGGGCGCCGCGCCGGTGATTCTCCAGCTGTCGGCAGAGGAAGGCATCACCATGTCGGAGCTCGCCCGGCGCTGCGGCTGGGAGAGCTCGACGATCACGGCGCTGGCGGATGAACTTGAGAACGCCGGCATCGTCGTTCGCGAGCGGGATGGAGCCGACCGGCGCACGATCCGGCTTCGCCTCACGGAGAGCGGCCGCCTCATCGAACCGCGATTGCGCGACATCGCCACGCGCCTGCAGCAGGAGGCACTGGTAGGCGTCACGCAAGAGGAGCTGAACGCGCTGTCCGGCGCCCTTGAACGCATGGCGGCAAACCTGGCTCACGCCGGCGAGCCAGCGTGA
- a CDS encoding glycogen debranching enzyme family protein, with the protein MNRSPFAVGELRDLAFATSHEWLLTNGLGGYVSSTLCGANVRRYHGLLVASLQPPSLRTVLLSSLQEQLHIGPESDSPPVPLSTNLYPNATWPDGYSRLLEFRQGNSVVWRFEAAPGIELEREVCMPAGANAVQVRYTLHGPADTVASIQVTPLLAGRGYHTLLHASGEHPAATWSSASETLECLFPEIPGWWQQPITMGLAASLASGTGAGADYTEQGCWFYRFQYPCEQARGFDFEEDLWSPGTLTVGLAPERSVILRAWCGSGAAPEIIAPAPPEITTAPNELTSLHHAAEQFLVQVPQGRATVIAGYHWFEDWSRDTLISLAGLAETVRGAELSGPILRTFASFSSQGMLPNRFPDAGDNPEYNTVDGALWFFVALHRYMERFPGPDADALRHDLWPMLKETILWHVSGTRFGIHTCADGLLRAGEAGTQLTWMDAVVNGQPVTPRNGKPVEVNALWIAALEIAAGVAESEQDAAAASEYRDRATLARNSFLAGFPRRDGRGLYDLLEPPDRQPDASIRPNQLFALSLPFAPVSANSALAHAILETVRTELLTDCGLRTLSPSDAAYRGRYEGDAASRDGAYHQGTVWPWLLGPFAEAHYRVTGSATEALELLRPLLLHMHDCGSGTLCEIYDGDAPRRPNGCIAQAWSIAELLRVQQLLQRATEPRQA; encoded by the coding sequence ATGAACCGCAGTCCGTTTGCAGTCGGTGAGCTGCGCGACCTCGCGTTCGCAACATCGCACGAATGGCTGCTCACGAACGGTCTGGGCGGTTACGTCTCCTCAACGCTCTGCGGCGCGAATGTGCGGCGCTACCACGGTCTCCTGGTGGCATCGCTTCAACCTCCCTCTCTGCGGACCGTGCTTCTCTCCTCACTGCAGGAACAGCTCCATATCGGCCCGGAATCGGACTCACCGCCGGTTCCGCTCTCCACAAACCTCTACCCAAACGCCACGTGGCCGGATGGCTATTCGCGTTTGCTCGAGTTTCGTCAGGGTAATTCGGTCGTGTGGCGTTTCGAAGCCGCTCCGGGAATCGAGCTGGAACGGGAAGTCTGCATGCCGGCCGGCGCCAACGCCGTTCAGGTGCGCTACACGCTGCACGGCCCTGCCGATACGGTAGCTTCCATTCAGGTAACACCGCTGCTCGCCGGCCGAGGTTATCACACTCTGCTGCACGCAAGTGGCGAGCATCCGGCGGCCACCTGGTCGTCAGCGTCCGAAACGCTTGAGTGCCTGTTCCCGGAGATCCCCGGCTGGTGGCAGCAGCCGATCACGATGGGCTTGGCGGCATCGCTGGCTTCAGGGACGGGGGCCGGCGCGGACTACACCGAGCAGGGCTGCTGGTTCTACCGATTTCAGTATCCTTGCGAGCAGGCGCGCGGGTTCGACTTTGAGGAGGATCTCTGGTCGCCAGGCACGCTGACGGTAGGTCTCGCGCCGGAACGCTCGGTGATTCTACGTGCCTGGTGTGGATCCGGGGCGGCGCCTGAGATCATCGCGCCGGCGCCGCCCGAGATCACAACCGCTCCAAACGAGCTAACCAGCCTGCACCATGCCGCCGAGCAGTTTCTGGTACAGGTTCCGCAGGGCCGCGCCACGGTGATTGCCGGCTACCATTGGTTTGAGGACTGGAGCCGCGACACGCTCATCTCCCTCGCGGGCCTGGCGGAAACGGTCCGCGGAGCGGAACTGTCCGGCCCGATCCTCCGTACGTTTGCCTCATTCAGCAGCCAGGGTATGCTCCCGAATCGCTTTCCAGATGCCGGCGATAATCCCGAGTACAACACGGTAGATGGCGCCCTCTGGTTTTTCGTGGCGCTCCACCGATACATGGAACGCTTCCCGGGCCCGGACGCCGACGCTCTGCGGCACGATCTCTGGCCGATGCTCAAGGAGACGATCCTCTGGCATGTTTCCGGTACGCGCTTCGGCATACATACGTGCGCCGACGGACTGTTGCGCGCCGGAGAGGCCGGGACGCAATTGACCTGGATGGACGCCGTGGTGAACGGCCAGCCGGTAACGCCAAGAAACGGCAAACCGGTGGAGGTGAACGCACTCTGGATTGCGGCACTCGAAATCGCGGCCGGTGTGGCCGAGAGCGAGCAGGACGCAGCGGCCGCAAGCGAATACCGCGACCGGGCCACGCTGGCCCGGAACTCGTTTCTGGCAGGTTTCCCGCGTCGTGACGGACGCGGCCTCTACGATCTCCTCGAACCTCCGGATCGGCAGCCGGATGCTTCCATACGGCCCAACCAGCTGTTTGCCCTGTCGCTGCCGTTTGCGCCGGTGAGCGCCAACAGCGCGCTGGCTCACGCAATCCTCGAAACCGTTCGTACCGAACTGCTTACCGACTGCGGGCTGCGAACACTCTCGCCCTCCGACGCCGCGTACCGCGGACGCTACGAGGGCGACGCCGCATCGCGCGACGGCGCTTATCATCAGGGGACGGTATGGCCGTGGCTGCTGGGACCTTTTGCCGAGGCGCACTATCGCGTTACTGGCTCGGCCACCGAGGCGTTGGAGCTGTTGCGGCCACTGCTGCTGCACATGCACGATTGTGGCAGCGGTACCTTGTGCGAAATCTATGACGGCGATGCACCGAGACGGCCCAACGGCTGCATTGCACAGGCGTGGTCCATCGCTGAACTCCTGCGGGTGCAACAGCTGCTGCAGCGCGCAACCGAACCGAGGCAGGCATGA
- a CDS encoding cytochrome c yields the protein MSLRSYRAGAAVAVLGAAAVLLVTAAFAVPPKHLKPHKGVKKAAGAPAAMVALGKKVYAKSGCANCHAIGNAGGRGGPNLTDVGQESSHTVKWFEVQVTNPKAHNPDGRMPAFKGRVQGKELTALATYLTTLKPAAAKHKPGKKAVKHHHK from the coding sequence TTGTCTCTAAGGTCTTATCGAGCTGGCGCTGCCGTCGCGGTTCTCGGCGCAGCCGCGGTGCTACTCGTCACCGCAGCTTTTGCCGTGCCACCCAAGCATCTTAAGCCGCACAAGGGCGTGAAGAAGGCCGCCGGCGCCCCGGCGGCTATGGTCGCTCTTGGCAAGAAGGTGTATGCCAAAAGCGGTTGTGCCAACTGCCATGCTATCGGAAATGCGGGTGGCAGAGGCGGCCCCAATCTCACGGACGTGGGCCAGGAGTCGAGCCATACCGTCAAGTGGTTTGAGGTCCAGGTGACGAACCCCAAGGCGCATAACCCGGATGGCCGCATGCCTGCATTCAAGGGGCGCGTACAGGGCAAGGAGCTTACCGCCCTGGCGACCTACCTGACGACCCTCAAGCCGGCAGCGGCAAAGCACAAGCCGGGCAAGAAGGCCGTAAAGCACCACCACAAGTAA
- a CDS encoding BlaI/MecI/CopY family transcriptional regulator, translating to MRKPGFFSPAEWEVLQFILEANPVAARVVADHFAVEHGWVRTTVLTLIERLTHKGYLVRERSSGVHLYRPSRPAAELMRSVVSDFVEKALGGSVSPFLAYLDGGATVSAEQLAELKQLVKRLEEREEHGDA from the coding sequence ATGCGCAAGCCCGGTTTCTTCAGCCCGGCAGAGTGGGAGGTCCTGCAGTTTATTCTGGAAGCCAATCCGGTTGCTGCGAGGGTGGTGGCCGATCACTTTGCCGTTGAGCACGGCTGGGTTCGCACTACCGTGTTGACGCTGATTGAGCGGCTGACGCATAAGGGCTATCTGGTACGAGAGCGGTCGAGCGGCGTTCACCTCTATCGACCCAGCCGCCCTGCGGCGGAGTTGATGCGGAGTGTGGTTAGCGATTTTGTTGAAAAGGCGTTGGGCGGTTCGGTGTCACCGTTCCTTGCGTATCTCGACGGCGGCGCCACCGTGAGCGCGGAACAGCTGGCCGAACTGAAGCAGCTCGTTAAGCGGCTGGAGGAGCGGGAGGAGCATGGTGATGCATAG
- a CDS encoding M48 family metalloprotease — MVMHSLAALYAAVSSQWASAMVRAALQGAVAIAIAVCIARMASRLSPAWRCWLMRLAYARMLLAVVCGAALTLPLLPVPSSPGTRRPPPPVLTLPEVPAAPHPLMAAGPMITTVRSLAPLVRHLHPSASPAAAAPPSGPNLPDFAAMPAVAGTNHRVSPAEWLLALWICGALVSLWMLWREAVRVGRMRRQAVPIDYGEPLVTLTRLCSRFGIPRTPLLLNSRAVEAPMLSGWRRPAILLPDGLARSCSAADLELILAHELAHVRRRDLLWAVLPAIARCLFYFNPMVWLAEHEWREAVEIACDRDVLVLSAASPARYAASILKVVQLRRARRSAIMTAQMAESYSNVKRRLEVMHNHQSGSRSRPFLYGALIFAALLATGTPWQVAAQQPAPASPVVPAPPTSLPAIAAAAGGTLGTSAQPASAPAALNARIGVTEPVLSSPLSAPAGVPALNAPGAVPAPPRPEAEGLAALPVVGHLFAPGPASSAATVRLLSRLPVVGTLFQNPVPKSPQQPESPAPGTAPTDPTRSPALPAVPGPVSAGVAPAQPLLPPAVQADSVMQSQNRAISLPLDAAQQRRLTDAVMRSVTRLLQSYKPGAEGVDKAAIARAVDNAIAEAMKTAGAVSRYPLGIGSVQRQLPDLAGTSSLATTIVAPAVAQAAQQLRNEAQALRTTDATKQRDASGGQTPDVVGPAMEQAAQQLAQAARALRSTAVTQQAIASRNQAFAMGTAMTMARKSITVPQARVMALAAHAVRAQESAALRRELAVTLAQLRVLLAQLSHLVHQQAVHTVVHAHQRSAHRARASRPARPRD, encoded by the coding sequence ATGGTGATGCATAGTCTGGCCGCGCTCTACGCAGCCGTGAGCTCGCAATGGGCGAGTGCGATGGTTCGCGCCGCCCTTCAGGGCGCTGTGGCGATCGCCATAGCCGTTTGTATAGCTAGAATGGCCTCTCGACTTTCGCCCGCATGGCGATGCTGGTTGATGCGGCTTGCGTACGCGCGGATGCTTCTTGCCGTGGTCTGCGGAGCCGCCCTCACCTTGCCACTCTTGCCGGTACCGTCATCGCCCGGAACGCGGCGCCCACCGCCGCCGGTTCTAACGCTCCCTGAGGTGCCTGCAGCCCCCCATCCGCTGATGGCTGCCGGACCCATGATCACCACGGTTCGTTCCCTTGCGCCCTTAGTGAGGCACCTCCATCCCAGCGCTTCGCCGGCCGCAGCCGCGCCGCCGTCGGGGCCAAACCTGCCCGATTTCGCCGCCATGCCCGCAGTAGCGGGAACAAACCATCGCGTAAGCCCTGCTGAATGGCTGTTGGCCCTCTGGATTTGTGGCGCGCTCGTTTCTCTGTGGATGTTGTGGCGCGAAGCAGTGCGCGTTGGCCGGATGCGAAGGCAGGCGGTCCCCATCGATTACGGTGAACCGCTGGTCACCTTGACGCGCTTATGCTCGCGCTTTGGTATTCCGCGTACGCCGCTGCTGCTGAATTCACGCGCGGTGGAAGCTCCAATGCTGTCGGGCTGGCGCCGCCCGGCGATTCTGCTTCCCGATGGACTGGCGCGGTCGTGCTCCGCTGCGGATCTCGAACTCATCCTGGCGCACGAGCTGGCGCACGTGCGGCGACGCGATCTGCTCTGGGCCGTGCTGCCGGCGATTGCGCGGTGCCTCTTCTACTTTAACCCGATGGTGTGGCTTGCTGAGCATGAGTGGCGTGAAGCGGTTGAGATCGCATGTGATCGCGATGTGCTGGTGCTGTCGGCGGCCTCGCCCGCACGCTACGCAGCTTCGATACTCAAGGTAGTTCAGCTGCGGAGAGCTCGTCGCTCCGCAATCATGACTGCACAGATGGCCGAATCGTACTCGAATGTCAAAAGGAGGTTGGAAGTGATGCATAACCATCAGTCTGGCTCTCGGAGCCGGCCATTTCTCTACGGCGCGCTCATCTTTGCGGCGCTGCTTGCTACCGGTACACCCTGGCAAGTTGCAGCGCAGCAGCCCGCGCCGGCCTCGCCGGTCGTCCCGGCGCCACCAACCAGTCTGCCGGCGATCGCCGCCGCGGCAGGCGGAACGCTGGGTACATCGGCGCAGCCGGCGTCTGCGCCCGCTGCGCTCAATGCCCGTATAGGAGTTACGGAGCCGGTTCTTTCGTCGCCGCTTTCTGCACCGGCGGGCGTGCCGGCCCTAAACGCTCCGGGAGCGGTTCCAGCACCGCCAAGGCCTGAAGCTGAGGGGCTGGCCGCTCTTCCCGTGGTCGGACATCTGTTCGCACCCGGGCCTGCTTCGTCGGCTGCGACAGTCCGGCTGCTGAGCCGGCTCCCTGTCGTCGGGACGCTGTTCCAGAATCCCGTCCCCAAATCTCCGCAGCAGCCGGAATCACCGGCTCCAGGTACCGCTCCGACCGACCCAACACGGTCGCCGGCGTTACCCGCTGTGCCAGGCCCGGTCTCAGCGGGCGTTGCGCCGGCTCAGCCTTTGCTCCCGCCCGCCGTGCAAGCGGACTCGGTGATGCAATCACAAAACCGCGCCATCTCGCTGCCTCTTGATGCCGCGCAACAGCGCCGGCTCACTGACGCCGTGATGCGCTCGGTAACCCGGCTCCTGCAGTCTTATAAGCCCGGCGCTGAGGGAGTGGACAAAGCGGCTATCGCTCGCGCAGTCGACAACGCGATCGCCGAAGCGATGAAGACCGCCGGCGCGGTTAGCCGGTACCCGCTGGGAATTGGGAGCGTGCAGCGGCAGCTACCCGACTTGGCGGGAACCAGCAGTCTGGCCACTACCATCGTGGCGCCCGCCGTGGCGCAGGCGGCACAGCAGCTCCGGAACGAGGCTCAGGCGCTGCGCACAACAGACGCCACGAAACAGCGTGATGCAAGCGGCGGTCAGACGCCCGACGTCGTGGGACCAGCCATGGAGCAGGCGGCGCAGCAACTGGCGCAAGCGGCGCGCGCGCTCCGCTCGACGGCTGTGACGCAACAAGCCATCGCCAGCCGCAATCAGGCATTCGCGATGGGAACGGCCATGACGATGGCCCGGAAATCCATAACGGTGCCGCAGGCTCGGGTCATGGCGCTGGCTGCGCACGCCGTGAGAGCGCAAGAATCTGCTGCGTTGAGGCGAGAGCTCGCTGTCACGCTCGCCCAACTCCGTGTGCTGCTGGCACAGCTTTCGCACCTGGTTCACCAGCAAGCCGTGCATACCGTCGTGCACGCGCATCAGCGTTCGGCGCATCGGGCCCGAGCTTCCCGTCCGGCGCGGCCGCGGGACTGA
- the larE gene encoding ATP-dependent sacrificial sulfur transferase LarE produces the protein MSSPYDSTECVLPAELESRYGRLRHLLREIGSVAVGLSGGVDSTLLLRVAQDEPGVRVVAVVGESEAFPAGEVEEAVRLAGEMGAEVVRVRTHELANPHFAVNRPDRCYHCKTELFGELKRVAADLGLNAAADGSHAEDGLAGDHRPGLEAGAELQVRSPLREAGFTKANIRDLARALGLRNWDKPSFACLSSRFPYGTTITAELLARLDACEQLLRELGFRQFRVRHHDTVARIELEPGDIPRAVDLRATIVAGFRRCGYTYVSLDLEGYRSGKMNDTLTLLSKPPTRAAGEHG, from the coding sequence ATGTCTTCTCCTTACGATTCCACCGAATGCGTTCTGCCGGCCGAACTCGAGTCGCGCTACGGGCGCCTGCGCCACCTGCTCCGGGAGATCGGCAGCGTTGCGGTCGGGCTCAGTGGTGGCGTAGATAGCACACTCCTGCTGCGGGTTGCCCAGGACGAACCCGGGGTACGCGTGGTTGCCGTAGTCGGCGAGTCGGAGGCGTTTCCTGCCGGCGAGGTGGAAGAAGCCGTGCGCCTGGCCGGCGAGATGGGCGCCGAGGTGGTGCGGGTGCGGACGCATGAACTGGCGAATCCGCATTTTGCGGTCAATCGCCCAGACCGGTGCTACCACTGCAAAACCGAACTCTTCGGTGAACTGAAGCGCGTGGCTGCGGATCTCGGCCTGAACGCGGCAGCCGACGGCAGCCACGCGGAGGATGGGCTGGCGGGCGATCACCGGCCAGGATTGGAAGCCGGCGCCGAGCTCCAGGTCCGCAGTCCGCTGCGAGAGGCCGGCTTTACCAAGGCCAATATCCGTGATTTGGCACGGGCGCTTGGCCTCCGGAACTGGGACAAGCCATCGTTTGCCTGCCTCTCCTCGCGATTTCCGTACGGCACCACCATCACGGCGGAACTGCTTGCTCGTCTTGATGCCTGTGAGCAGCTACTCCGCGAGTTGGGATTTCGCCAGTTTCGCGTGCGGCATCACGATACTGTGGCCCGGATTGAGTTGGAACCCGGCGATATTCCGCGCGCCGTAGACCTGCGGGCGACCATTGTTGCGGGGTTTCGCCGCTGTGGTTACACCTATGTCTCTCTAGACCTGGAAGGATACCGGAGCGGCAAAATGAACGATACGCTGACGCTCTTGAGCAAGCCGCCCACTCGTGCTGCAGGCGAGCACGGGTAG
- the larB gene encoding nickel pincer cofactor biosynthesis protein LarB, with protein sequence MDQQRIRELLEAVRSGELAPDAALDRLRALPFEDIGFARPDSHRALRTGFPEVVYCESKTPEQVCAILRVLARDAETVMATRVSSETAALVQQEFADCRWHPSARILVLSQRAGASRNGSNGSVLVVSAGTSDEPVAEEAAVTAETMGARVQRLYDVGVAGIHRLFEHVDQIFAASVIVVVAGMDGALASVIGGLAACPVVAVPTSVGYGASFGGVAALLSMLNSCAAGVAVVNIDNGFGAGCLAVRILRTAAEALPEVAVQSPPVDG encoded by the coding sequence GTGGACCAACAGCGTATTCGCGAGCTGCTGGAGGCTGTGCGCTCCGGTGAACTTGCGCCGGATGCCGCCCTCGATCGGCTGCGCGCGCTTCCGTTTGAGGATATCGGCTTCGCGCGTCCGGATTCGCACCGCGCCCTGCGCACCGGCTTTCCCGAGGTCGTCTACTGCGAATCGAAAACCCCGGAACAGGTATGCGCCATCCTGCGTGTACTCGCCCGTGACGCTGAGACCGTGATGGCCACGCGAGTCTCGTCGGAGACCGCCGCTCTGGTTCAGCAGGAGTTTGCGGACTGCCGCTGGCATCCTTCAGCACGCATACTCGTGTTGAGCCAGCGGGCCGGAGCTTCCCGGAACGGCAGCAATGGCAGCGTGCTGGTCGTCTCAGCCGGCACATCGGACGAACCGGTAGCCGAGGAGGCTGCCGTTACGGCCGAGACGATGGGCGCGCGTGTGCAGCGGCTGTATGACGTCGGCGTTGCCGGTATCCACCGCCTGTTTGAGCACGTGGACCAGATCTTCGCGGCCTCGGTGATTGTGGTGGTCGCCGGCATGGATGGGGCGCTGGCCTCGGTGATCGGCGGACTTGCCGCGTGCCCCGTCGTGGCCGTACCCACAAGCGTCGGCTACGGCGCGAGCTTCGGCGGCGTTGCGGCGCTGCTTTCGATGCTGAACTCGTGCGCCGCCGGAGTCGCGGTTGTAAACATCGATAACGGCTTCGGAGCCGGATGTCTGGCAGTCCGGATACTGCGCACTGCGGCGGAGGCATTGCCGGAGGTCGCGGTCCAAAGTCCGCCGGTTGACGGTTAG